In one Streptomyces sp. NBC_00597 genomic region, the following are encoded:
- a CDS encoding ferritin-like fold-containing protein: MSTVENASPSDDSAAAEATGIAAQDWAAASASPQYRAAVVDLLGALAYGELAAFERLAEDAKLAPTLDDKAELAKMASAEFHHFERLRDRLAAIDADPTAAMEPFAKGVDDFHRQTAPSDWLEGLVKAYVGDSIASDFYREVATHLDSDTRALVVSVLDDTGHGGFAVEKVRAAIEADPRCGGRLALWARRLMGEALSQAQRVVAERDALSTMLVGGVDGMAAGFDLAAVGEMFTRITKAHTKRMAALGLAA, translated from the coding sequence ATGTCGACCGTTGAAAACGCATCGCCCTCCGACGACAGCGCCGCCGCCGAAGCGACCGGGATCGCTGCCCAGGACTGGGCGGCCGCCTCCGCCTCGCCGCAGTACCGGGCCGCCGTCGTGGACCTGCTGGGCGCGCTCGCGTACGGAGAGCTCGCGGCCTTCGAACGCCTCGCGGAGGACGCGAAGCTCGCGCCCACCCTCGACGACAAGGCCGAGCTCGCGAAGATGGCCTCCGCGGAGTTCCACCACTTCGAGCGGCTGCGCGACCGGCTGGCGGCCATCGACGCCGATCCCACCGCCGCCATGGAGCCCTTCGCCAAGGGCGTCGACGACTTCCACCGCCAGACCGCGCCCTCGGACTGGCTGGAGGGCCTGGTCAAGGCCTACGTCGGCGACTCGATCGCCAGCGACTTCTACCGCGAGGTCGCCACCCACCTGGACAGCGACACCCGCGCGCTCGTCGTGAGCGTGCTGGACGACACCGGCCACGGCGGCTTCGCCGTCGAGAAGGTGCGCGCCGCCATCGAGGCCGACCCGCGCTGCGGCGGCCGGCTCGCGCTGTGGGCCCGCCGGCTGATGGGCGAGGCGCTCTCGCAGGCACAGCGCGTCGTCGCCGAGCGCGACGCCCTCTCCACCATGCTGGTCGGCGGCGTGGACGGGATGGCCGCAGGCTTCGACCTGGCGGCCGTCGGCGAGATGTTCACGCGGATCACCAAGGCGCACACCAAGCGGATGGCCGCACTGGGCCTCGCCGCCTGA
- a CDS encoding DUF3107 domain-containing protein — translation MEVKIGVQHAPREIVLESDLSAEELERIVTAALTGSEPLLSLTDNKGRKVLVPADRLSYVDLGEPSVRKVGFGAL, via the coding sequence GTGGAGGTCAAGATCGGCGTGCAGCACGCACCCCGGGAGATCGTGCTGGAGAGCGACTTGAGCGCCGAGGAGCTGGAGCGCATCGTCACCGCTGCGCTGACCGGTTCGGAGCCGCTGCTGAGCCTCACCGACAACAAGGGCCGCAAGGTCCTGGTGCCGGCAGACCGCCTGTCGTACGTCGACCTGGGCGAGCCGAGCGTGCGCAAGGTCGGTTTCGGCGCGCTCTGA
- a CDS encoding TetR/AcrR family transcriptional regulator yields the protein MTAIEQTEAARPRGTRLPRRARRNQLLGAAQEVFVAQGYHAAAMDDIAERAGVSKPVLYQHFPGKLDLYLALLDQHCEALLLAVRTALASTTDNKLRVAATMDAYFAYVEDEGGAFRLVFESDLTNEPAVRERVDRVSLQCAEAISDVIAEDTGLSKDESMLLAVGLGGVSQVVARYWLSSESPVARDTAVGLLTSLAWRGIAGFPLHGTEGGPAAQA from the coding sequence GTGACAGCCATCGAGCAGACGGAGGCAGCGCGTCCCCGGGGCACGCGACTGCCGCGCCGAGCCCGACGCAACCAGCTCCTGGGTGCGGCCCAGGAGGTTTTCGTTGCGCAGGGGTACCACGCGGCGGCGATGGACGACATCGCCGAGCGTGCCGGCGTCAGCAAGCCCGTCCTTTACCAGCACTTCCCGGGCAAGCTCGACCTCTACCTGGCGCTCCTGGACCAGCACTGCGAGGCCCTTCTGCTCGCCGTGCGGACGGCCCTGGCGTCGACGACCGACAACAAGTTGCGCGTGGCCGCGACCATGGACGCCTACTTCGCGTACGTGGAGGACGAGGGCGGCGCGTTCCGGCTGGTCTTCGAGTCCGACCTGACCAACGAGCCCGCGGTGCGCGAGCGCGTCGACCGCGTCTCGCTCCAGTGCGCCGAGGCCATCTCCGACGTCATCGCCGAGGACACCGGCCTGTCCAAGGACGAGTCGATGCTGCTCGCCGTGGGCCTGGGCGGGGTCTCGCAGGTCGTGGCCCGGTACTGGCTCTCCAGCGAGAGCCCGGTCGCCCGTGACACGGCGGTGGGCCTGCTGACCTCGCTGGCCTGGCGCGGCATCGCCGGCTTCCCGCTGCACGGCACCGAGGGCGGGCCGGCGGCTCAGGCCTGA
- a CDS encoding alpha/beta hydrolase produces the protein MSSTELPGVRSTSEASSQVGAVHVAEGEQLRTVVLPGLELAVRSRPPACTGLPPALFVHGLGGSSTNWSDLMVQLEDTVDGEALDLPGFGWSPPPADRDYSVTALARAVIRHLDAADRGPVHLFGNSLGGAVSTRVAAVRPDLVRTLTLVSPALPELRVQRSAVPTALLAVPGTASLFLRLTRGLTAEARTRGVTALCYGDPSRVTPEGFAHAVEEMERRMALPYFWEAMSRSSRGIVDAYTLGGQHGLWRQAQRVLAPTLLVYGGRDQLVSYRMARKAAAAFRGSRLLSLPEAGHVAMMEYPEVVAGAFRELLHDTDREAQGIRDIRNSEDGRG, from the coding sequence ATGTCTTCGACCGAGCTGCCGGGTGTGCGATCCACATCCGAGGCGTCCTCCCAGGTGGGAGCCGTCCACGTCGCCGAGGGGGAGCAGCTGCGCACCGTGGTGCTGCCCGGACTGGAGCTCGCCGTCCGGTCCCGGCCCCCGGCGTGCACGGGTCTGCCGCCCGCTCTCTTCGTCCACGGACTCGGCGGTTCGTCGACGAACTGGTCGGACCTCATGGTGCAGCTGGAGGACACCGTCGACGGCGAGGCCCTCGACCTGCCCGGCTTCGGCTGGTCCCCGCCACCCGCCGACCGGGACTACTCGGTCACGGCGCTGGCCCGCGCGGTCATCCGGCACCTCGACGCCGCCGACCGCGGCCCCGTGCACCTGTTCGGCAACTCCCTCGGCGGCGCCGTCTCCACCCGCGTCGCGGCGGTCCGCCCCGACCTGGTGCGCACGCTCACGCTGGTCTCGCCCGCACTGCCCGAGCTGCGCGTGCAGCGGTCGGCCGTCCCGACGGCCCTGCTCGCCGTCCCCGGGACGGCCTCCCTGTTTCTGCGGCTGACCCGCGGGCTGACCGCCGAGGCGCGCACCCGAGGGGTGACGGCGCTCTGTTACGGAGACCCCTCCCGGGTGACACCGGAGGGCTTCGCCCACGCCGTCGAGGAGATGGAACGGCGGATGGCCCTCCCGTACTTCTGGGAGGCGATGAGCCGCTCCTCGCGCGGCATCGTCGACGCGTACACCCTCGGCGGGCAGCACGGGCTGTGGCGCCAGGCGCAACGGGTCCTCGCCCCGACGCTGTTGGTCTACGGTGGCCGGGACCAGCTGGTCTCGTACCGTATGGCGCGCAAGGCGGCGGCGGCCTTCCGGGGTTCGCGGCTGCTGAGCCTGCCCGAGGCCGGGCACGTGGCGATGATGGAGTACCCCGAGGTGGTGGCGGGCGCCTTCCGGGAACTGCTGCACGACACCGACCGGGAAGCCCAGGGCATCCGGGACATCCGAAATTCTGAAGACGGCAGAGGCTGA
- a CDS encoding DUF3152 domain-containing protein, with product MGRHSRKGPAPAPAPVHPAPAAEPAAPFPYEEPLPYEEPLPYEEPLPYEEPLPYEEHRPYEEQPPYQQHRPYGGQRGYEEPRGGHPEQREPGGAWGAGPDAVYGDWHGVPRARRSAAAVLDTDTQAFGTPAAGFPQVTLPAPAPAPDPFTSTGSHHRVPGPRTPVETAAPTPPAAPAAPAGPAAPAEEQPRSGRGRKVRTYTVAAAAVTTVLAVVVAVQVNSDGDSGSSPTARAAGDNGKRAQPGSSAASRSDGRATPAAPAAPAVELSYEQKMAQQFPIDEKLKGSGAFDTVPGVAPAPGKGKKVRYRVDVEQGLGLDAQLFAEAVHRTLNDDRSWGHGGTKTFERVPGGDADFVITLASPGTTGVWCAKSDLDTTVDNVSCDSASTERVMINAFRWAQGSTTYGADQMFAYRQMLINHEVGHRLGHGHVNCQTPGALAPIMQQQTKSLDIGGIQCKANPWVFPGN from the coding sequence GTGGGACGACATAGTCGCAAGGGGCCCGCTCCGGCCCCCGCCCCTGTCCACCCGGCGCCGGCGGCGGAGCCCGCAGCGCCGTTCCCGTACGAGGAGCCCCTCCCGTACGAGGAGCCCCTCCCGTACGAGGAGCCCCTCCCGTACGAGGAGCCCCTCCCGTACGAGGAGCACCGTCCGTACGAGGAGCAGCCCCCGTACCAGCAGCACCGTCCGTACGGCGGGCAGCGCGGGTACGAGGAGCCGCGCGGCGGCCACCCCGAGCAGCGCGAGCCCGGCGGCGCCTGGGGCGCGGGGCCCGACGCGGTCTACGGGGACTGGCACGGCGTCCCGCGGGCGCGGCGTTCGGCCGCAGCCGTCCTGGACACCGACACCCAGGCCTTCGGCACCCCCGCGGCCGGCTTCCCGCAGGTGACGCTCCCGGCGCCCGCGCCCGCGCCCGACCCCTTCACTTCCACCGGTTCGCACCACCGCGTGCCCGGTCCGCGTACGCCGGTGGAGACGGCCGCCCCGACCCCGCCGGCGGCGCCCGCCGCTCCCGCCGGGCCCGCGGCCCCCGCCGAGGAGCAGCCCCGCTCCGGTCGCGGGCGCAAGGTCCGTACGTACACGGTGGCCGCCGCGGCGGTCACCACCGTGCTCGCCGTCGTCGTCGCCGTGCAGGTGAACTCCGACGGGGACAGCGGCTCCTCGCCCACCGCGCGGGCCGCCGGCGACAACGGCAAGCGCGCCCAGCCCGGCAGCTCCGCGGCCTCCCGCTCCGACGGCCGGGCGACCCCCGCCGCACCGGCGGCACCCGCGGTGGAGCTGTCGTACGAGCAGAAGATGGCGCAGCAGTTCCCCATCGACGAGAAGCTGAAGGGCTCCGGGGCCTTCGACACCGTCCCCGGGGTGGCGCCCGCGCCCGGCAAGGGCAAGAAGGTCCGCTACCGGGTCGACGTCGAGCAGGGGCTGGGTCTGGACGCGCAGCTGTTCGCCGAGGCCGTGCACCGCACCCTCAACGACGACCGCAGCTGGGGTCACGGCGGGACGAAGACCTTCGAACGGGTGCCGGGCGGCGACGCCGACTTCGTGATCACGCTGGCCAGCCCCGGCACCACCGGCGTGTGGTGCGCCAAGTCCGATCTGGACACGACCGTCGACAACGTCAGCTGTGATTCCGCCTCCACCGAGCGCGTCATGATCAATGCGTTCCGCTGGGCGCAGGGCTCGACGACGTACGGCGCGGACCAGATGTTCGCCTACCGGCAGATGCTCATCAACCACGAGGTCGGACACCGCCTCGGCCACGGGCACGTGAACTGCCAGACCCCGGGCGCACTCGCGCCGATCATGCAGCAGCAGACGAAGTCCCTGGACATCGGCGGAATCCAGTGCAAGGCCAACCCCTGGGTGTTCCCCGGGAATTGA
- the pelF gene encoding GT4 family glycosyltransferase PelF, translating into MRIGLLTEGGYPYATGEARLWCDRLVRGLPQHEFELYALSRSAEQEERGRVVLPEHVTRVWTAPLWAPADDGHTYSRRERRRFADCFKELVRGICAGEPEPFAAGLYGLAELAREQGGLYAALRSETAVRAVESACRAPGALRSVQRAQVADLLDFVDELERLLRPLSLDWYEDLREVDVCHAAAGGVAALPGLLAKRFFGVPLLVTEYGVQLRAHYLEHAADAPAGPAGPGGRGGAPRPAVRALLAAFHMRLATEIYARADLLTPGNAHARRWQERCGAPRDRLRTVYPGMEADRFASVGEDLDRGDPDTLVWVGRIEPAKDLIALLHAFAEVRRAAPQTRLRIFATAVVPGYLADCRSLAAQLFPDEAADAVTVGENPVSFEEIGGPDAPSPADAYGCGRVVVLSSVIEGFPITLAEAMLCGRATVSTDVGAVCEVIGGTGLVVPPRNPRALADACLSLLRDPERAHRLGAAARARALELFTVEQNVAAFREIYLQLLAHGSARPDGGIPFEQPPEARVPGHWTSPAWAAPDPAPAKTPDPAPAKTPNTTTTTTTEATV; encoded by the coding sequence GTGCGGATCGGACTGCTCACCGAAGGTGGTTATCCGTATGCGACGGGAGAGGCGAGGCTGTGGTGCGACCGGCTGGTCCGCGGGCTGCCGCAGCACGAGTTCGAGCTCTACGCGCTGAGCCGCAGCGCCGAGCAGGAGGAGCGCGGCCGGGTCGTCCTGCCCGAACACGTCACCCGCGTCTGGACCGCCCCGCTCTGGGCCCCGGCGGACGACGGGCACACGTACTCCCGGCGTGAGCGCCGCCGCTTCGCCGACTGCTTCAAGGAACTGGTCCGCGGGATCTGCGCGGGCGAGCCCGAGCCCTTCGCCGCCGGACTGTACGGACTGGCCGAACTCGCCCGGGAACAGGGCGGGCTGTACGCGGCCCTGCGTTCCGAGACCGCGGTGCGGGCGGTGGAGTCCGCCTGCCGGGCCCCCGGCGCGCTCCGCTCCGTACAGCGCGCGCAGGTCGCCGACCTGCTGGACTTCGTCGACGAACTGGAACGGCTGCTGAGGCCGCTGTCCCTCGACTGGTACGAGGACCTGCGCGAGGTCGACGTCTGCCACGCGGCGGCGGGGGGTGTGGCCGCGCTCCCCGGCCTACTGGCCAAACGCTTCTTCGGGGTTCCGCTGCTGGTCACCGAGTACGGGGTCCAACTGCGGGCCCACTACCTGGAGCACGCGGCGGACGCCCCCGCAGGACCCGCCGGACCCGGCGGACGGGGAGGCGCGCCCAGGCCCGCGGTACGGGCCCTGCTCGCCGCCTTCCACATGCGCCTGGCCACCGAGATCTACGCCCGGGCCGACCTCCTCACCCCCGGCAACGCACACGCCCGGCGCTGGCAGGAGCGCTGCGGCGCCCCCCGGGACCGGCTGCGGACGGTGTACCCGGGAATGGAGGCGGACCGATTCGCCAGCGTCGGCGAGGACCTGGACCGCGGCGACCCGGACACCCTGGTCTGGGTCGGCCGGATAGAGCCCGCCAAGGACCTGATCGCCCTGTTGCACGCCTTCGCCGAGGTACGCAGGGCCGCGCCGCAGACCAGGCTGCGGATCTTCGCGACAGCCGTGGTCCCCGGCTACCTCGCCGACTGCCGCTCGCTCGCCGCACAGCTCTTCCCCGACGAGGCCGCCGACGCCGTCACCGTCGGGGAGAACCCCGTCTCCTTCGAGGAGATCGGCGGCCCCGACGCCCCCTCGCCGGCCGACGCGTACGGCTGCGGACGGGTGGTCGTGCTGTCCTCGGTGATCGAGGGCTTCCCGATCACCCTCGCCGAAGCCATGCTCTGCGGCCGGGCCACCGTCTCCACCGATGTCGGCGCCGTGTGCGAGGTCATCGGCGGTACCGGCCTGGTCGTCCCGCCGCGCAACCCGCGGGCCCTGGCCGACGCCTGCCTGTCGCTGCTACGGGACCCCGAGCGCGCCCACCGGCTCGGCGCGGCCGCCCGGGCCCGGGCCCTGGAGCTGTTCACCGTCGAGCAGAACGTCGCCGCCTTCCGCGAGATCTACCTCCAGCTATTGGCCCACGGATCGGCCCGGCCCGACGGCGGGATCCCCTTCGAACAGCCCCCCGAGGCCCGGGTCCCGGGCCACTGGACGAGCCCCGCCTGGGCGGCCCCGGACCCCGCGCCCGCGAAGACCCCGGACCCCGCGCCCGCGAAGACCCCGAACACCACCACGACCACGACCACGGAGGCGACGGTATGA
- a CDS encoding NAD-dependent epimerase/dehydratase family protein, with protein sequence MRVLLIGANGYLGRYVADRLLADPAVQLTALGRGDDADVRFDLATGSPGALTRFLDAVHPGVVINCAGATRGGARELTRHNTVAVATICESLRRSGCGARLVQLGCAAEYGPSQPGSSTAEDAVPRPGGPYGVSKLAATELVLGSGLDAVVLRIFSPVGPGTPAGSPLGRLAEAMRRAMQSGDGELKLSGLGVQRDFVDVRDVARAVHAASLSAAQGVVNIGTGRAVRLRDAAAVLARVAGYGGALHELDVPQQGQHGQHGQGHGHVPGHGAGHGHPLGYQGRPQQLAAIGSPRSEATAEQLAAAAVAPAYPYPDGCGAWQQADVRTARDRLGWRPRIGLEESLADIWMEAACRI encoded by the coding sequence ATGAGGGTGCTGCTGATCGGAGCCAATGGATACCTCGGCCGCTACGTCGCCGACCGGCTGCTCGCCGACCCCGCCGTCCAGCTCACCGCGCTCGGCCGCGGCGACGACGCGGACGTCCGCTTCGACCTCGCCACCGGCAGCCCCGGCGCCCTCACCCGGTTCCTCGACGCCGTCCACCCCGGCGTCGTCATCAACTGCGCCGGCGCCACCCGCGGCGGGGCCCGGGAGCTGACCCGGCACAACACCGTCGCCGTCGCCACCATCTGCGAATCCCTGCGCCGCAGCGGATGCGGGGCCCGCCTCGTCCAGCTCGGCTGCGCCGCCGAGTACGGGCCCAGCCAGCCCGGATCGTCCACGGCCGAGGACGCCGTGCCCAGACCGGGCGGCCCGTACGGCGTCAGCAAGCTCGCCGCCACCGAGCTGGTGCTCGGATCCGGGCTGGACGCCGTCGTCCTGCGGATCTTCTCGCCCGTCGGGCCCGGCACCCCCGCCGGATCCCCGCTCGGCCGGCTCGCCGAGGCCATGCGCCGCGCGATGCAGTCCGGGGACGGCGAGCTCAAGCTCAGCGGGCTCGGCGTCCAGCGCGACTTCGTGGACGTACGGGACGTGGCGCGGGCCGTGCACGCCGCCTCGCTCTCCGCCGCCCAGGGCGTCGTCAACATCGGCACCGGGCGCGCGGTCCGGCTGCGCGACGCCGCGGCGGTACTGGCCCGCGTCGCCGGGTACGGCGGCGCCCTGCACGAACTCGACGTACCGCAGCAGGGCCAGCACGGGCAGCACGGGCAGGGCCACGGCCACGTACCGGGCCACGGCGCCGGCCACGGACACCCGCTCGGCTACCAGGGCCGGCCGCAGCAGCTCGCCGCCATCGGCTCCCCGCGCTCCGAGGCCACGGCCGAACAGCTCGCCGCGGCCGCCGTGGCACCCGCGTACCCGTACCCCGACGGCTGCGGCGCCTGGCAGCAGGCCGACGTGCGCACGGCCCGGGACCGGCTCGGCTGGCGGCCCCGGATCGGCCTGGAGGAGTCCCTCGCGGACATCTGGATGGAGGCGGCGTGCCGCATCTGA
- a CDS encoding spherulation-specific family 4 protein, whose translation MPHLTTATTAAAATEAGRLGLGVPGYAHPLLAPVEWAELTRPGTPLHWTVLNVTDGPGGRPDPHCTEAAGKLREVGGTVLGHLAMRDGARSFGELVSDAHRYLDWYRVGGFYLAEAPADRAELAAVRRVADALRGLGDDLRIVLGHGTHPYEGYTEAADQLVTFSGAWVDYRWSQVAEWTAEHPPERFCHLVHGVPRTHLEEAVRIARWQGAGTIWFTDRGNAGGRDPWASMPAYWDEFVSRIGPGVSE comes from the coding sequence GTGCCGCATCTGACGACGGCGACGACGGCGGCCGCCGCGACCGAGGCGGGCCGCCTCGGCCTCGGCGTCCCCGGCTACGCCCACCCGCTGCTCGCCCCGGTCGAATGGGCCGAGCTGACTCGCCCCGGGACCCCGCTGCACTGGACCGTGCTCAATGTCACGGACGGCCCGGGCGGCCGACCCGACCCGCACTGCACGGAGGCCGCGGGCAAGCTCCGGGAGGTGGGCGGGACCGTACTCGGCCATCTCGCGATGCGAGACGGTGCGCGGTCGTTCGGCGAGCTGGTGTCGGACGCGCACCGCTACCTCGACTGGTACCGGGTGGGCGGCTTCTATCTGGCCGAGGCCCCCGCGGACCGGGCCGAACTGGCTGCGGTGCGCCGGGTCGCCGACGCCCTGCGCGGCCTCGGCGACGACCTCCGCATCGTGCTGGGACACGGCACGCACCCGTACGAGGGCTACACGGAGGCCGCCGACCAGCTGGTCACCTTCTCCGGGGCGTGGGTCGATTACCGCTGGTCGCAGGTGGCCGAGTGGACCGCTGAGCACCCGCCCGAGCGCTTCTGCCACCTGGTCCACGGGGTGCCGCGGACCCACCTGGAGGAGGCCGTCCGGATCGCCCGCTGGCAGGGCGCCGGCACGATCTGGTTCACCGACCGGGGCAACGCAGGAGGTCGCGATCCATGGGCCTCAATGCCCGCTTACTGGGACGAATTCGTCTCGCGGATCGGACCGGGTGTCTCGGAATGA
- the moeZ gene encoding adenylyltransferase/sulfurtransferase MoeZ, whose translation MSLPPLVEPAAELTVDEVRRYSRHLIIPDVGMDGQKRLKNAKVLAVGAGGLGSPALMYLAAAGVGTLGIVEFDEVDESNLQRQIIHSQSDIGRSKAESARDSVLGINPYVNVVLHEERLEAENVMEIFSQYDLIVDGTDNFATRYLVNDACVLLNKPYVWGSIYRFDGQASVFWSEHGPCYRCLYPEPPPPGMVPSCAEGGVLGVLCASIGSIQVTEAIKVLTGVGEPLVGRLMIYDALEMQYRQVKVRKDPDCAVCGPNATVKELIDYEAFCGVVSEEAQEAAAGSTITPKQLKEWIDNDESIEIIDVREINEYEIVSIPGAKLIPKGEFLMGTALQDLPQDKRIVLHCKTGVRSAEVLAVLKSAGFSDAVHVGGGVIGWVHQIEPEKPVY comes from the coding sequence GTGTCGCTGCCACCCCTGGTCGAGCCAGCTGCTGAGCTCACCGTTGACGAGGTCCGTCGGTACTCCCGCCACCTGATCATCCCGGATGTCGGGATGGACGGCCAGAAGCGCCTGAAGAACGCCAAGGTGCTGGCCGTGGGCGCGGGCGGCCTCGGCTCGCCCGCCCTCATGTACCTGGCCGCGGCCGGCGTCGGCACGCTGGGCATCGTGGAGTTCGACGAGGTCGACGAGTCGAACCTCCAGCGCCAGATCATCCACAGCCAGTCGGACATCGGCCGCTCCAAGGCCGAGTCCGCCCGCGACAGCGTGCTGGGCATCAACCCGTACGTGAACGTGGTCCTTCACGAAGAGCGGCTCGAAGCCGAGAACGTGATGGAGATCTTCAGCCAGTACGACCTCATTGTCGACGGCACGGACAACTTCGCCACGCGCTACCTCGTCAACGACGCCTGCGTACTGCTGAACAAGCCGTACGTGTGGGGCTCGATCTACCGCTTCGACGGCCAGGCCTCCGTCTTCTGGTCCGAGCACGGGCCGTGCTACCGCTGCCTGTACCCGGAGCCCCCGCCGCCGGGCATGGTCCCGAGCTGCGCCGAGGGCGGCGTGCTGGGCGTGCTCTGCGCGTCCATCGGGTCCATCCAGGTCACCGAGGCCATCAAGGTCCTCACGGGCGTCGGTGAGCCGCTGGTCGGCCGCCTGATGATCTACGACGCCCTGGAGATGCAGTACCGGCAGGTCAAGGTCCGCAAGGACCCCGACTGCGCGGTCTGCGGTCCGAACGCGACCGTCAAGGAGCTCATCGACTACGAAGCCTTCTGCGGCGTCGTGTCGGAGGAGGCCCAGGAGGCGGCCGCCGGCTCCACGATCACTCCGAAGCAGCTCAAGGAGTGGATCGACAACGACGAGTCGATCGAGATCATCGACGTCCGCGAGATCAACGAGTACGAGATCGTCTCGATCCCGGGCGCGAAGCTGATCCCCAAGGGCGAGTTCCTGATGGGTACCGCCCTCCAGGACCTCCCGCAGGACAAGCGCATCGTCTTGCACTGCAAGACGGGTGTCCGTAGTGCGGAAGTCCTCGCGGTCCTGAAGTCCGCGGGCTTCTCCGACGCGGTGCACGTCGGCGGCGGCGTCATCGGCTGGGTCCACCAGATCGAGCCCGAGAAGCCGGTCTACTAG
- a CDS encoding alpha/beta hydrolase: protein MRRNLVRGAVAVVVAVGLSGVGGCSDDGEGGTPQAGGTKGAAPLKWGDCEAPDVAQGGGQAPPKDWECATLHVPLDYAKPEGETVPLALIRAKARNKDKRLGSLVFNFGGPGGSGISTLPGAASEYEALRARYDLVSFDPRGVGRSAPVKCEDDKQLDAYYAQDSSPDTPQEEKAYVANLDKYQQACKDNSGHLLPYVGTENAARDLDRIRQALGDEKLNYFGISYGTELGGVYAHLFPKNVGRAVFDAVVDPTQNSEQSALGQAKGFQLALGNFAQDCVNRGDECRLQGSTAKEIEDNIIKLQKSLADKPIPGIGTRMLTASAATNGIAQALYSKELWPLLEQGLDEAEGGQGQLLMALSDSLNGRDQQGHYSNLGASNTAINCADSKGRYTLEETKAKLPAFRAASPVFGDFLGWALMSCTDWPVPGTWETPDVSAPGAAPIMVIGNTGDPATPYAGARNMVERLGPGVGVELTYKGEGHGSYNSGDKCVQGAVNSYLLDGKVPPSGVVCTPSGEPTGTAAPVTPQEPEGV from the coding sequence ATGCGTCGAAACTTGGTGCGGGGTGCCGTTGCCGTTGTCGTTGCCGTCGGGCTCTCCGGGGTCGGCGGGTGTTCCGACGACGGCGAGGGCGGGACGCCCCAGGCCGGGGGGACCAAGGGTGCCGCGCCGCTGAAGTGGGGGGATTGCGAGGCTCCCGACGTCGCCCAAGGCGGTGGGCAGGCACCGCCCAAGGACTGGGAGTGCGCCACCCTCCACGTCCCGCTCGACTACGCCAAGCCCGAGGGAGAAACGGTTCCTCTCGCGCTGATCCGAGCCAAGGCGCGGAACAAGGACAAGCGGCTCGGGTCGCTCGTGTTCAACTTCGGCGGGCCCGGCGGCTCCGGGATCAGTACGCTGCCCGGCGCGGCCTCGGAGTACGAGGCCCTGCGGGCGCGGTACGACCTCGTGAGCTTCGACCCGCGCGGCGTCGGCCGCAGCGCCCCCGTCAAGTGCGAGGACGACAAGCAGCTCGACGCCTACTACGCCCAGGACTCCTCGCCGGACACGCCGCAGGAGGAGAAGGCCTACGTCGCCAACCTCGACAAGTACCAGCAGGCCTGCAAAGACAACTCCGGGCACCTGCTGCCGTATGTCGGCACCGAGAACGCCGCCCGCGACCTCGACCGGATCCGGCAGGCCCTCGGCGACGAGAAGTTGAACTACTTCGGGATCTCCTACGGCACCGAGCTCGGCGGGGTCTACGCCCACCTCTTCCCGAAGAACGTCGGCCGCGCCGTCTTCGACGCCGTCGTCGATCCGACGCAGAACTCGGAGCAGAGCGCCCTCGGCCAGGCCAAGGGGTTCCAGCTGGCCCTCGGCAACTTCGCGCAGGACTGCGTGAACCGCGGCGACGAGTGCCGGCTCCAGGGCAGCACCGCCAAGGAGATCGAGGACAACATCATCAAGCTCCAGAAGAGCCTGGCGGACAAGCCCATCCCCGGCATCGGCACCCGGATGCTCACCGCGTCCGCCGCCACGAACGGCATCGCGCAGGCCCTGTACTCCAAGGAGCTGTGGCCGCTGCTGGAGCAGGGGCTCGACGAGGCCGAAGGCGGGCAGGGACAGCTGCTGATGGCGTTGTCCGACTCGCTCAACGGCCGTGACCAGCAGGGGCACTACAGCAACCTCGGCGCGTCGAACACGGCGATCAACTGCGCCGACTCCAAGGGCCGGTACACGCTGGAGGAGACGAAGGCGAAGCTGCCCGCCTTCCGGGCCGCCTCCCCCGTCTTCGGGGACTTCCTCGGCTGGGCGTTGATGAGCTGCACCGACTGGCCGGTCCCGGGCACCTGGGAGACCCCGGACGTCTCCGCCCCCGGCGCGGCGCCGATCATGGTGATCGGCAACACCGGCGACCCGGCCACCCCGTACGCGGGCGCCCGCAACATGGTGGAGCGGCTCGGCCCCGGCGTCGGCGTGGAGCTCACGTACAAGGGCGAGGGGCACGGCTCGTACAACAGCGGCGACAAGTGCGTGCAGGGTGCGGTGAACAGCTACCTGCTGGACGGGAAGGTGCCGCCCTCCGGGGTCGTCTGCACCCCGTCCGGGGAGCCCACGGGCACCGCGGCGCCGGTGACGCCGCAGGAGCCCGAGGGCGTGTGA